A genomic window from Euwallacea fornicatus isolate EFF26 chromosome 6, ASM4011564v1, whole genome shotgun sequence includes:
- the Cdc16 gene encoding cell division cycle protein 16 homolog isoform X1, with protein sequence MKTLDKISVLAEKYRKLVQQYVNLHVYSAALFWADKAVVLTNNPKDVFWLAQCMFLQKQYQRAAFQLQSKGLDKSYLLCTYLTAKCYYEANDLNEALKVINNSELNTLLCNGTFDPNMSEVELTLFDDTPKSQAISSFLLLKGKILEAMDNRGLASDCYKQALRYDIYCFEAFDRLVKYQMLDAKEERELLQSIPIQDQCPPEEAAVMKSLYELRLKKYHTPTPHLPPPVTVMNQPIANTPGSVNSLPASPYIQLPTSISTPMILSNVGKNDHNKMQVDTVIDAQIVAKLQCSLELLVSQAEVLYYNCDYQNCLKLTEQVLKKDPYHEGCLPIYISCMVELKQSTKLFSMAHALVDLYPNLAISWFAVGCYYYVTGKSDSARGYLAKATCIDKLFGPAWLAYGHSFASENEHDQAMAAYFKASQLMRGCHLPHLYIGLECGLTHNIWLAEKFFLQAQCIAPEDPFILHERGVISFQSQDYEKAEDYFREALVKIKRIQLGSIPTIWAPLLNNLGHVSRKLKKFRESLQFHNEALVLMSQHVPTISAIAYVHSLMENYDDAVEWFHKALSLKRDDTFSTTMLSYVLEQWAEEKVPFSDCPEGLPKFEPISRNVSMEQSGPSLESGQDMPPVGNETQNESVEMSIDM encoded by the exons ATGAAAACTTTGGATAAAATATCTGTATTAGCAGAGAAGTACAGGAAACTGGTACAACAATATGTAAACTTG caCGTTTATAGTGCTGCATTGTTTTGGGCCGATAAGGCTGTAGTTCTGACAAATAACCCTAAAGATGTGTTTTGGCTAGCACAATGCATGTTTCTGCAAAAGCAGTACCAAAGGGCTGCATTTCAGTTACAGTCCAAAGGCCTAGATAAA TCTTACCTCCTTTGTACTTATTTGACAGCCAAATGTTATTATGAAGCAAATGATCTCAATGAAGCCttgaaagtaataaataacagTGAATTAAATACTCTTTTATGTAATGGTACATTTGATCCTAACATGTCTGAAGTTGAACTAACATTATTTGATGACACTCCAAAGTCT CAAGcaatatcttcatttttactACTTAAGGGCAAAATATTAGAAGCAATGGATAACCGAGGTTTAGCCTCTGATTGCTATAAACAAGCCCTGCGGTatgatatttattgttttgaagCCTTTGACCGATTAGTAAAGTACCAAATGTTAGACGCAAAAGAAG aaagaGAACTTCTCCAATCAATACCCATTCAAGATCAATGTCCTCCAGAAGAAGCAGCAGTTATGAAGAGCCTTTACgaattaagattaaaaaaatatcatactCCAACCCCCCATTTACCCCCTCCTGTAACTGTAATGAACCAACCCATAGCCAATACTCCTGGGAGTGTAAATTCTTTACCTGCAAGTCCCTACATTCAACTTCCCACTTCCATCAGCACTCCCATGATATTATCCAATGTTGGAAAGAATGAtcacaacaagatgcaagtgGACACAGTAATAGATGCACAAATTGTAGCAAAGTTGCAATGCAGTTTAGAATTGCTGGTCTCCCAAGCAGAAGTCTTGTATTATAATTGTGATTATCAGAATTGCCTAAAGTTAACAGAACAAGTATTGAAAAAAGATCCATATCATGAAGGCTGTTTGCCTATTTATATATCATGTATGGTGGAATTGAAGCAAAGCACCA aaTTATTCTCAATGGCCCATGCTTTGGTGGATCTATACCCAAATTTGGCTATTTCTTGGTTTGCAGTGGGGTGTTATTATTATGTAACAG GGAAAAGCGATTCTGCTAGAGGTTATTTAGCGAAAGCCACTTGTATAGACAAATTGTTTGGTCCTGCATGGTTGGCCTATGGACATTCGTTTGCGAGTGAAAATGAACATGATCAAGCGATGGCTGCTTATTTTAAAGCGTCTCAACTAATGAGAGG ATGTCATTTACCCCACCTCTATATTGGCCTAGAATGCGGTTTAACTCATAACATATGGCTGGCTGAAAAGTTCTTCCTCCAAGCCCAATGTATTGCCCCAGAAGACCCATTCATCCTCCATGAACGAGGAGTAATTTCCTTTCAAAGCCAAga CTATGAAAAAGCTGAAGACTACTTCAGGGAAGCATTGGTCAAAATTAAGAGAATTCAGTTGGGTTCTATACCCACAATTTGGGCCCCTCTGTTGAATAATTTAGGTCACGTAagcagaaagttaaaaaagtttaggGAATCCCTACAGTTTCACAACGAGGCGTTGGTGTTGATGTCTCAGCATGTCCCCACAATTTCTGCCATTGCCTATGTACACTCCTTAATGGAAAACTATGATGATGCCGTGGAATGGTTCCATAAGGCTTTGAGTTTGAAACGGGATGATACTTTTAGTACTACTATGCTCAGTTATGTGTTGGAGCAATGGGCGGAAGAAAAAGTGCCTTTTTCGG ATTGTCCAGAAGGTTTACCTAAATTCGAACCAATATCTCGTAATGTCTCAATGGAACAAAGTGGGCCTTCCTTGGAATCCGGCCAAGATATGCCGCCAGTGGGAAACGAAACCCAGAATGAGAGCGTCGAGATGAGTATAGACATGTAG
- the Cdc16 gene encoding cell division cycle protein 16 homolog isoform X2, which produces MKTLDKISVLAEKYRKLVQQYVNLHVYSAALFWADKAVVLTNNPKDVFWLAQCMFLQKQYQRAAFQLQSKGLDKQAISSFLLLKGKILEAMDNRGLASDCYKQALRYDIYCFEAFDRLVKYQMLDAKEERELLQSIPIQDQCPPEEAAVMKSLYELRLKKYHTPTPHLPPPVTVMNQPIANTPGSVNSLPASPYIQLPTSISTPMILSNVGKNDHNKMQVDTVIDAQIVAKLQCSLELLVSQAEVLYYNCDYQNCLKLTEQVLKKDPYHEGCLPIYISCMVELKQSTKLFSMAHALVDLYPNLAISWFAVGCYYYVTGKSDSARGYLAKATCIDKLFGPAWLAYGHSFASENEHDQAMAAYFKASQLMRGCHLPHLYIGLECGLTHNIWLAEKFFLQAQCIAPEDPFILHERGVISFQSQDYEKAEDYFREALVKIKRIQLGSIPTIWAPLLNNLGHVSRKLKKFRESLQFHNEALVLMSQHVPTISAIAYVHSLMENYDDAVEWFHKALSLKRDDTFSTTMLSYVLEQWAEEKVPFSDCPEGLPKFEPISRNVSMEQSGPSLESGQDMPPVGNETQNESVEMSIDM; this is translated from the exons ATGAAAACTTTGGATAAAATATCTGTATTAGCAGAGAAGTACAGGAAACTGGTACAACAATATGTAAACTTG caCGTTTATAGTGCTGCATTGTTTTGGGCCGATAAGGCTGTAGTTCTGACAAATAACCCTAAAGATGTGTTTTGGCTAGCACAATGCATGTTTCTGCAAAAGCAGTACCAAAGGGCTGCATTTCAGTTACAGTCCAAAGGCCTAGATAAA CAAGcaatatcttcatttttactACTTAAGGGCAAAATATTAGAAGCAATGGATAACCGAGGTTTAGCCTCTGATTGCTATAAACAAGCCCTGCGGTatgatatttattgttttgaagCCTTTGACCGATTAGTAAAGTACCAAATGTTAGACGCAAAAGAAG aaagaGAACTTCTCCAATCAATACCCATTCAAGATCAATGTCCTCCAGAAGAAGCAGCAGTTATGAAGAGCCTTTACgaattaagattaaaaaaatatcatactCCAACCCCCCATTTACCCCCTCCTGTAACTGTAATGAACCAACCCATAGCCAATACTCCTGGGAGTGTAAATTCTTTACCTGCAAGTCCCTACATTCAACTTCCCACTTCCATCAGCACTCCCATGATATTATCCAATGTTGGAAAGAATGAtcacaacaagatgcaagtgGACACAGTAATAGATGCACAAATTGTAGCAAAGTTGCAATGCAGTTTAGAATTGCTGGTCTCCCAAGCAGAAGTCTTGTATTATAATTGTGATTATCAGAATTGCCTAAAGTTAACAGAACAAGTATTGAAAAAAGATCCATATCATGAAGGCTGTTTGCCTATTTATATATCATGTATGGTGGAATTGAAGCAAAGCACCA aaTTATTCTCAATGGCCCATGCTTTGGTGGATCTATACCCAAATTTGGCTATTTCTTGGTTTGCAGTGGGGTGTTATTATTATGTAACAG GGAAAAGCGATTCTGCTAGAGGTTATTTAGCGAAAGCCACTTGTATAGACAAATTGTTTGGTCCTGCATGGTTGGCCTATGGACATTCGTTTGCGAGTGAAAATGAACATGATCAAGCGATGGCTGCTTATTTTAAAGCGTCTCAACTAATGAGAGG ATGTCATTTACCCCACCTCTATATTGGCCTAGAATGCGGTTTAACTCATAACATATGGCTGGCTGAAAAGTTCTTCCTCCAAGCCCAATGTATTGCCCCAGAAGACCCATTCATCCTCCATGAACGAGGAGTAATTTCCTTTCAAAGCCAAga CTATGAAAAAGCTGAAGACTACTTCAGGGAAGCATTGGTCAAAATTAAGAGAATTCAGTTGGGTTCTATACCCACAATTTGGGCCCCTCTGTTGAATAATTTAGGTCACGTAagcagaaagttaaaaaagtttaggGAATCCCTACAGTTTCACAACGAGGCGTTGGTGTTGATGTCTCAGCATGTCCCCACAATTTCTGCCATTGCCTATGTACACTCCTTAATGGAAAACTATGATGATGCCGTGGAATGGTTCCATAAGGCTTTGAGTTTGAAACGGGATGATACTTTTAGTACTACTATGCTCAGTTATGTGTTGGAGCAATGGGCGGAAGAAAAAGTGCCTTTTTCGG ATTGTCCAGAAGGTTTACCTAAATTCGAACCAATATCTCGTAATGTCTCAATGGAACAAAGTGGGCCTTCCTTGGAATCCGGCCAAGATATGCCGCCAGTGGGAAACGAAACCCAGAATGAGAGCGTCGAGATGAGTATAGACATGTAG